Proteins from a single region of Plasmodium gaboni strain SY75 chromosome 2, whole genome shotgun sequence:
- a CDS encoding putative mitochondrial ribosomal protein L12 precursor — MKRNKILLRRYFSSNNIFNKNIKNGHTHFLYNKIRNNLVLKKYVSSSIFDVFDKIKDSNNKEHDESTDENVNKKRKPSKKVLKLVDEILNLTLIEAADLCDLCQEKLEGNQKFNNSFFINRNPFPHPSNFFGANQNMFPPPTAQNAMNLNPNVVNDHTACTTDSTLDSKEEKSEKKKNEDKKNTKSTFNVKLEKFDVKNKINTIKEIRKITNVGLKEAKDMVESAPFYIQKNVPSEKAEEMKKSFEQLGATIILE; from the exons atgaaaagaaataaaatactTCTAAGAAGATATTTCAGcagtaataatatttttaataaaaatataaaaaatggaCATActcattttctttataataaaataagaaataatttagtcttaaaaaaatatgttagTAGTAGTATTTTTGATGtatttgataaaataaaagattctaataataaagaaCATGACGAATCAACAGATGAAAATgtgaataaaaaaagaaaaccATCTAAAAAAGTATTAAAACTTGTAGAtgaaattttaaatttaacTTTAATAGAAGCAGCTGATTTATGTGATTTATGTCAAGAAAAATTAGAAGGAAATcaaaaatttaataattccttttttattaatagaAATCCTTTTCCTCATCCATCTAATTTTTTTGGTGCTAATCAAAATATGTTCCCACCACCTACTGCACAAAATGCGATGAATTTAAATCCTAATGTTGTAAATGATCATACTGCATGTACTACAGATTCTACACTTGATAgtaaagaagaaaaatcagaaaaaaaaaaaaatgaagacaaaaaaaataccAAAAGTACATTCAATGTAAAACTAGAAAAATTTGAcgtaaaaaataaaattaatacgattaaagaaattagaaaaattaCTAACGTAGGATTAAAGGAAGCAAAGGATATGGTAGAAAGTGCTCCCTTCTACATACAAAAGA atgTACCTTCCGAAAAAGCCgaagaaatgaaaaaaagtTTTGAACAACTAGGTGCAACAATAATTTtggaataa